ACCAATGCATTTTCTCTGTCCTAGTGCTTAGCCTCGGATGCTTTTGGATCGCTTCATTGGTGTGTGTGCTGATCGGCGCTCGGTGGCTGGGAGCCTTTATTTCAACACGATAACATGCGAGTTCGTTTATCTTACTCATTGCGACTTTTTTCTTTTGTAACAAGCTACTGATATGCTCGAAGGTATTACCGCAGGCTTCATCTTTTCTCTCACGCTTTTTCCTGGCGCGGTGTGGCTGGCCAAAGTGGGTGTGAGTGGAACGAGGAGGCAGGTTGTGGCAGTCGGTGCTGGCTTTTGGCTCTCGCACCTCTTTTGGTTGTTGGTCGCAGTGCCCGGTTTGAGGATGATGTCGGCGCATCTACCGTTTATTCGCTTCGGTATGCATTTGTTTGCTGCCTTTGTGCTCGTATATATGGCGTTCAAATTCTTTCGTTCCAAACGTGTCGAACGAGTCGATGATGCGCCTGTGCTACCAGGGACGTGGGATTTGCTGCACCGGTCCTTCGGTCAATCATTGGCGATGCCAATGCGCTTGCCTGCGGCGATGGCCATCTTACTTGCGACTGGCGCCTATATCAATCATCCTCCCGAGTGGGCTGTCGTGCCCGGTGTCCTATTCGGGGCGTTTATTGGCGTCACGTGGTGGTGGGGGCAGTTTGTCGTCCTATCGGTTTATTTTGCCAAGCGAGTGCCACAGCCCATCACAATCAAGTCGTTAAACAAAATTCGTCCATTCTGTGCCGTGCTCTGCCTTTGCCTATCCGGCATCGTGCTGTATCTTGGCCTGTGAGGGGATCAAGTGCACATCGCGTTGTGGGAAGGGGATGTTGATCTTTGCATCTTTTAATGCACGAAAGACGGCTAGGTTAATTTGGTAGCGCGTTTGGTGGTAGGTTTGGGTGGGCACCCAAACGCGGTAGCCGATGTTGATCGCGGAGTCGCCGAAGTCTTCGATCCCGACGTCGGGCTCGCGCTCGGGCGCGATGCCTTCGATTTCTTTGACGGCTGTGGCGATGCATTGGATCGCTTG
The nucleotide sequence above comes from Coraliomargarita algicola. Encoded proteins:
- a CDS encoding LysE family transporter — its product is MLEGITAGFIFSLTLFPGAVWLAKVGVSGTRRQVVAVGAGFWLSHLFWLLVAVPGLRMMSAHLPFIRFGMHLFAAFVLVYMAFKFFRSKRVERVDDAPVLPGTWDLLHRSFGQSLAMPMRLPAAMAILLATGAYINHPPEWAVVPGVLFGAFIGVTWWWGQFVVLSVYFAKRVPQPITIKSLNKIRPFCAVLCLCLSGIVLYLGL